A part of Papilio machaon chromosome 11, ilPapMach1.1, whole genome shotgun sequence genomic DNA contains:
- the LOC106713891 gene encoding uncharacterized protein LOC106713891: protein MDKVFLFLVISLFLRPKADGKSWYRYDPSDRYDDRIIFEDNRDTRYRDNDFGGLGHHNSHNGIGQKHPRDWNPDRVWFPDSGNEDRGITTKSTTDLPRQVTTISSGQNFDECIKGCPTTSEYNPVCGTNRITYSNIGHLECARFCGLDVNLYRKLPCFTTETTIYPTTTTESDSQRRCIASCPTTPEYNPICGTNNVTYQNMGKLECAKICGIDVELKRLSPCPKPITTPPPNGDDFFNSVDQSPWSSNTDDNVFRPTTKAPHTTFTISQDILNNVFNVPTPDPSDYDFDVRFKE from the exons ATGGATAaggtctttttatttttag TTATATCATTATTCTTAAGACCCAAAGCTGATGGTAAAAGTTGGTATCGATATGACCCCAGTGATCGTTATGACGATAGAATAATCTTTGAAGACAACAGAGATACGCGGTATAGAGATAATGATTTTGGTGGATTGGGACACCATAATAGTCACAATGGAATAGGCCAAAAACATCCTAGAGATTGGAATCCTGATCGTGTTTGGTTCCCGGACTCTGGTAATGAAGACCGCGGTATAACCACCAA ATCTACAACAGATTTACCGCGACAAGTGACAACAATTTCTTCGGGACAGAATTTCGATGAATGCATCAAAGGGTGCCCCACGACTTCTGAATACAATCCTGTTTGCGGCACAAATAGAATTACTTATTCGAACATAGGACATTTGGAATGTGCGAGATTTTGTGGCCTTG atgtaAATCTATACCGGAAACTACCATGTTTTACAACTGAGACTACTATATACCCGACCACTACGACTGAATCCGACTCTCAACGTCGTTGCATAGCATCTTGCCCCACAACACCTGAATACAATCCTATTTGTGGTACCAATAATGTAACATATCAGAATATGGGTAAATTAGAATGTGCAAAAATATGTGGCATTG ATGTGGAATTAAAGCGATTAAGCCCTTGCCCAAAACCAATTACAACTCCACCTCCGAATGGagacgatttttttaactcgGTCGACCAATCACCATGGAGTAGCAACACAGACGACAATGTATTCAGACCGACCACCAAAGCACCTCACACTACCTTCACAATATCTCaggatattttaaataatgtttttaatgtacCCACACCAGATCCTAGTGATTACGACTTCGATGTGCGATTTAaagaataa